The nucleotide window TGCTCCGGTAACTGGACATCGCCGTTCAGCTCTCCTCTGATTTTCACATCGCCACTCTGATATTGCGTCTTGGAGAGATCAACCATCCCTGGCAATGAAATCGACTGGCTGTTATCCACGGTAAGGTTAGCCGTCGACGTTAAATGCAAGATCATACTATTGCTTCCTTGCACGCGAAACTCTGGTGTTGATGTGGACGCAACAGCTTCGTCCCCTTTAAATTCACTGGTGGTTGACGGGACGGGTCCCGTCGAATCCTTCACGACGCCCGTCAACTCAATGGTCGCTTGATTACGGTTATCAGAGAGTGTCTCAATCTTCTGCCGAATCAATGATTGTGTCAGGTCTGTTCCGGTCAGGTCTGTTTCTGTCCCATCAGGATAATGAATCTTCATTGTGTTGAAACGCAGCCGTTGGGGCAAGCGAAGTTGAGCCTCAATATTGTGCCACGAGCGGCTACCATTGAGATATCGTAACTGATAGGATAGACTCACTTTGTTGCCAGTAGCCAAGGTATCCCCCGCCTGCACAGGAATCATCTTACCGGCTGATCCTGCTAATTGCACCCGCAAGTCTGCTTGCGCCTCACTGTCAACCAAATCTGGAATCTCATCAAATACGACTAAGTTGTTTTCTTCCATACTACCCGTTGAACCCGTAAAGCCCCACCAAGCCTGACCCGTATGAGCTGGATCGATGATATTTCGGTCGATGGGAACGGTCGCTGTCATGCCAGATCGAGCTGTTACACCAGTGACCGGATCCCGATCATTGAAAGAATACGTCATACTAGCTTCAGAAGAATCCGGTGTTGTTGGTTCATACGTCAGGGTCAGGTGATGCCACTTAGCGTTAGAAAGAAAGTTAAAGTCATCGCCCGCGAGAACACCATTATGTAAGAGGGCATAGGATTGGGCAAAGCGAACTAAGCTGTAATTGTCTTTAGGAACGTAACTACTGGCTTCCCCCGGATAATTAGAAGCAATATGCGGCGTCTTTAAATTATGACTATCACTGTCGAGATCAAATGCGTCGCCCTTTCCCCCGCTGTTTAAGTCAGCTGTCTTATTCAAAAAGGTATCAAATTCTAACGCCCAACTATGCTGAATAGCTGTCTCAGCAACATCCTTAGCAGAAGAAAAATAATCATTCAAATTATCAATTCCCCACACCCCTAAGGATTCACCAAAGATTTTCCCAGGATACTTAGGTGCCGCCTGAACGCCCCCACCATTTTGCAGAACAAAGGCCATGCCATCCCCGGCAACGTTTCGATCCGCTCGGAAGCTTCCCCCATCACCAAAATACAACCACATCGATACAGTCTGCCGATGGTTTAGATTGAACCGAAAATCCTTTTTAGACCAAATCGCCCCCACTTGCCCCGCATCGTCTGTGAGTTGGACCACCTGAGTTGTTGGCGTTCGCTGATTCTGCGAGTGAACGACAGTGGCATGATTCCAAGGCGATTGGCCAGCTTCGAATACCTTAGGTAAGGTAATTCCTTGCGGCGTCGTCGCTAGCCCGTGTTTTAAATCCAACGGTGTCCGTGCCTGGGCGGTTACAACAAATAGGTAAAAACTAGCAACCAAGAGACTAGTGAAACCTATCATAACTCCTTTAACCATCATTCTGGTGGCTCCTTCCCTATCAGGAGCAATTAACGATTTTTTACACTTTCCGAGTGATTATAACTATTTTTATATAGTTCTACCTATATAATACTAACACCCCTGACCACTTTCATCCAGTATACCACGCTCATCGCTCAAATGTGTCAAAAGTACTGATATAACAGCATTTATAATCGTTTTAACTTTTAAAATTTCTCACAGTTATCTAGCATAAATTCGCTTCATTTCCATCTTAGACAATAAAAAAAGCTACCCAATTACTCGGATAGCTTCACACTGAATATCAATAGCTTTCTTTAACTAGTCGCCATCGTATTTTGCAGCGTCCAGTGAACGGTCGTCTTATACGTACCGATGGTTAACCCAGGATTCGTTTTCAGCAGGAGCCCCTGACTTTTGTTCCAGTCCTGCATAACATCAACCACATCGTTGTCTGACGTCGTCGTATGTTTCATAATCGTCACGGCCCCCGCTAATAGGCTGTTCTGCTGGCCATTCTGATCAACGTACGTTAGGTCACCATTGATTGGATTCCCTTGCAGCTCTGCTACCATCGGATCTGCCGAGGCCGTTAGTGTCCATTGGTCACCCGTCCCCATGGTGTCGTTGACGCTCACGTGAAGATTACTGTCCGGCGCAAAAGTCATCGACTTTCCGGTCAATTTTTGCGGATCATCACCATTGAAAGACGATTCAGTAGGAACGTCAAGCTTAATCGTCCCTTCCTTCACGTTGACCGTATAGACCGTATCATTGGTCGACCGCCCGGACTGATCGCGCGCATACATAATTAGTTGATTACCGTCTTTTAGCCCAGAAATAAGTGAGGCGGCCGGAATCGTATAGCTAAACTGCCCCGCCAGATCACTGTCTTTTAAGGTTACCGGAGTCAGGTCCTCACCATTCAACGTGGGATGTAAGGTGATGTCGCTATTCTTACTGGCGTTCCCACTCACATAGTTGACCTTCCCAGTGACCGTCACGTTCTTAGCACCAGTCATAGTTTCACTACTCGTCGTGCCACCAATACCAACTTGACCACTGGTCAGCACCATACTCATGGCCCCCGCAGCTGGTTGCGTCACGTTAAAGGCGTTCAAGCTGGCATCGGTCAAAGCGTTAGAGCCATCAAAATTACTCAGCGTTGACTTAGATGTCGCCGCGGTCACACCACTTGCGAGCATCCCTTTTCCCTTCAAGGTAACCGTGGCCGTCTGGTTGCTACCCGATAAATTGTGGTCAGTGGCTAACGCAACGTTAACGGTTTGACCAGAAATATTGCTATTATCTAAACCAGTAATCCGTTGCTGATAACCATCCGCGTAATTAATTGTCGCCGTATCATTAAACGCCACGTTGGCTGGTAACCGCAACCTCGCCTGAACATTTTTCCAAGGTTCACGGCCTCCATCATATCTCAAATGGTATTTCACGGATAACCGGTCACCAGCATAAATCTTGTCAGTTGATGTAGAAGTCATCACTTTGTCATCTTGAGAATTATCGGTAATATCAGCCGTCGCACTGGCATTGACCAGCCCAGGAACTTGCTCAAAGACGACCGCATTTTCTTCCGCGTTCTTGGCAATCCCGGTTGAGCCAGTGAAGCCCCACCGAACGTGGCCATCGCTACCAACGCCTAATTTGCTAGGATCAATCGGAACGGTCGCGGTTTGTGCCGTCCCGCCATTGGCAACGGTCGCAATCGGTTCGCCAGTCGACGGATCCTTATCACCAAACGTATAAGTCATGGTCTTAGCATCCTTGTTCCAATTCAAGGTTAAGTGATGCCAAAAACCATCTGAAAGATAACTGTAACTCTTTTTCAAAACCCCTAAGTGATTGAGCTTCGCATAGTATTTACCATTGCTAAGGGTTCCCTGTGCGTAACTGTTCTTGTCCCCAGGATAGTTAGACCCGATATGTGGATACCCGCCTGCGATGTCGGCATCAAAATCGTTATCCGCACTACCACTTCTCAAATCAGATGAAGTCCCGTTCACAAAGGTATCAAATTCTAGCGCCCAGCTCTTTTGAATTGCACTGTCCGCAATTGCCTGCGTATCAACCGTCTTGGTAAAGTCTGTCCGTGCGTCACCACCCCAAACACCTAGGGTCTGACCATTAAGTGGTTGGCCGGCCGCATTAGTTGAACTGGCCCCGGTTTTTCGATCATCATTTTGCATAACAAAAGCAATTCCATCCGCAGCGGAAGAATTTCCATTACCCAAGTAAAGCCACATCGAGGCTTTTTCATTTTCATTCAAATTCATCGCCGCTTCATCGCTGGTCCAAATTGTTCCCAATTCAGTCCCGACCCGCCGATTCGTTAGCTTGACGGCTTGTTTTAACCCATGCCCTGTATCCATCAGTTTGGCAGCATTATTGGCAATCGTTCCGGGCGAGAAATAACTACCGACTGTGATTCCTGCCGGTGCATTCACCGTAACTGAATCCGTATCTGCCTGCGCCGTTAATAAATGGCACCCTAACAGGCTCGCCGTTAAGGCAATCATCCCTAGTAAAATTGCTTTGACTTTCAACTAATTCCTCCCCTTTAGACGTGAAAAGCTCGTCGACAACCTAGTTCTGCCGATGAGCCACACTCTCTACTCGCTACTTACCGTAACACCTAGCGGGCACTTAACTTTACCTTTAGTTGTACAGTCGACTTATCATGGCATCTCTGTACACGCGATTGCGTTCACCACTGCTTGACAATCCTAGTCAAATTGCCAAAAAGCCAACATCCCTGTACTACTTCTCTTATTAATCAGTATAAGTATATGTGGTCTCCTTACAAAATTCAAGCCTTTCACCTTCCACACATTAACCTAAATTCATTAGTAAACAACCGTTTTTTGAATATTTAGTTTTACCATCAATTAACTGCACCATTCCCGTGGTTCCGGGCTTACTTTGGAAGGTTGAGCCGAATACTAGTAATCTCGAATTATCTATTATTGCTAATACTGTTAATTAATATACATTATTTGTGAAAAAATTCATCGATTAATTTTTGATAAATCGCCAAAAAATGCCCGGTATCTTGACTAGATACCGAGCATTACCGTTAATCTTATTAGCCTTTGCTTACCTTATCATCATCGTCATCACGTTTCTTGTTCTTCAACAACAAGTAGATAATGACCAACAATAACAGAATAATGATTGCCCCACCGGCAACGAACCACCAGAAGTAGTTCTTCTTAGGCGCCGGTGTATTAAACTTGTTTTGTAGTTGCCCAATCTTCTTTTGGGTCAGCTTGAAGTCCTTCACGAAGTGCCAGTGATACCCACCTTGCGCATATGCATCCAGCGTTAACGTATAGGTACCAGCCTTCAACTGCTTGTCACCCCATGGAATGGCGTAATTGAAGTTACTATTTGGTGCCATGGCCATGGAAGACTTTTCATTACTTAAAATGGTTTTGCTTTCGCCCTGCTTGGTAATCTTCGTCTTGACCTTCAAATTGCTCATCAGACCTGGACGAGGGTTCTGCAAGTTAGCCTCCACCTGATTGTACTTGTTTGACTGGCCGTTCTCGACTGAAAGCAGCTTCATGTCCGGTGCAACGTCCACATCACTCTCCCGCAATCGCAGACCAATGACGTAGGCAAAGGCGTTCTTGATGCTAACCCCCTTCTTATTGCTGGCAGCTTCATTAGCCGTAAGCTGCTTGACGTAAATACCACCTAAAATCATCCCATCCAGTCGCTTAGCAGGCATCTTGTAAGAAACGTAAACTTTTTGCTTGCTCTTAGCTGGCACGGTGACCCGCTGCGTTTTGTTTCCGAATAAATCCTTGATTCCCACCTTTAAAGAAGAATCCAGCTTGGGACTCGCCATGCTGTAATCAACGACCCCATTACTGTTGGTAACGGCCTGATTGACACCAACCTGGTACGTCTTTTTCTTACTCCCCGTATTACTGATTACAATGGCTAACTTCTGCTTTTGATTGGGTTTAACCCGTAAAGCAAAGTAAGTCACCTTTTTGTCGTCCTGATTTTTTGGTAGCACGGCCCCAACCGTGTACCCGACACTTTCTGCGCGTGCGGATTGCTGAAACCACCCGAACGCTAACAGTAACGCCCCAAATGTTACCAATAACCGTAACCATTTTTTCATGATTAATTCGGCCTCCCATATCCACTCTCTTTTTTGTTTCATTGTAACAAAGAATGCGGTAGCTGTCGCCACCGCATTCTTTAAAACTCGTCATTTTTAAGGTGTGTCTGTTAACTGCCAGGTCAATATTCCCGTGTAAAGTTGCTGTTGGGTTACCTCGCCGGCATTGACGAACAGACGCGCCGGTAAACTTGAATTTGCGTTGATGCGCATCATCCACGTCCCTAACCCGTGGTCCGGTGCGGCATGCGCCACAATTTCCGCCACATTCATCGTCATGTCTTGCTTCGCACCAACAGTTGCGGTTGGTGCCCCGCTGACAGTTCCTGCTGCCTTTGGCTTGAAGGTTGACTGACCCAGAGCTAAGTCGCCGTGAGTCACCTGATGGTGATCATTTTGACCAGTCAGGGACCCCACCGTCAGGTACAGTTTCCAACCGGCGCCATTATAACGCCGGTCACTGACCTGAACAAAGGCTCTGGAATTCTCGGCGGTCGTGTTGATCACTTGACCCGTCACAGAATCTTGCTTGAAAGTTAGGTTCGGAACGTAGTCCAACGTAAGCGAGCCGGTTGAACCAGTTCCCCCGTTACCTGAATCTCCTGGATCGCCGGGAAAGGGTTTCTCCGGTGTTTCCGGATCGACGGGTTTCACCGATCCACTAGTATCTCCGGGCTTCAGGTTCGTTGAAGCAGTTGTTCCATACGTATCGGCTGATGCTGGGCTTTGTAGTAACCCCACGCTAAGGCTGAAGGCCAAAGCAAATGAGGCCACTATTTTAGTTATTTTGTTGGTCACTACGCAGCCCTCCTTTGCTTATAGCAACGGATTAGCGTGTGTTATTTATCAGTTGATGGTTGTCCTGGTTGCGCTGGTTCTGGAGTGGATGGCGTTTGTGTACTTGCACCAGTCGTGTCAGGCGTGTTAGCTAACGTCCAAGTCAATTTAGAAGTATAGTTACCAGCTTTGTTACCTGCAGCAATTACAAATGAGCTGGTTTCCTTGTTGAATTGAGAAATCCAAGTCCCGATACCCTTACCAGCAGAAGCTTGGAAAATTGGCAAGTTACCCGTAGTACCGTCAGAGTTCAAAGTTACCTTGTTACCAAGAGGTGAAGCACTTTGGTTGTTGCTATCCTTAGCACTAACTTTTGAAGCATCTAGTACCAGTTGGGAAGCTGCCAGAACCTTTGAGTCCTTTGTAACATTAACGTCCTTAGCCGCTGGGTTATTGAGATTAAACGCATCGGCGGATACTTGAACGTTCCAACCAGTTTCATAACCTTGGTTTCCAACAACTAAAGTACCATCTGCGGCTTCTTTAGGAGTCTTTGACTGCTCCCCAAATACCACATTAGTGAAAGTTACATCGTTCAGGGTTTGCTGTTCCCCAGTTAAGGTACCGGAGAAGGCAACGCTAGGAGCACTAATCAAGTGAATACCACCAGCAGCGTTACCACCTTCATCGCCACCACCAGTTAAGCTAACACTAGCGTCAGTCTGTGCCTTAACTGAAGTGGCATCTTTTTCAGCTGGGTTCACCGTAGCCGCACTAGCAGTAACAGTGTTAAAGCCTAACCCAGCAAGCAGTGCAGTAGTAGCAAGTAATTGTAAAGTTTTCTTAGTCATCATCATTATAGTCTCCCTCAACTTTTTGTCTTTTTCCGTCTACTCGTCAAAAATCCTATCCAAACCGTAAGCAACAATATGATACCGGCCATCGTACCTAAGCCGAACCACGCCTCAGAAGTCTGAGGTAAGCGGCCCTTCGAAGTCTGGTTGGTTGGGCTGCTGCCCGTCGCCGGACTCGCGGTAGCCCCCTGACCACCCGAAGTACTCGTGTTGACGGGCTTCGAAGTTGTCCCGGGGTTACCATCGTCAGCGCCACCGCCGCTCACTAGATCGCCGTCATGTCCCCCACTAACCGAACCACTAGGTGTCGTGATCGTTGGTGTCGTAGGTGGCGTTAAAGTGACCGAGTAATGCGACTGTTGTACATCCCCTGACGATTGGTCAGCAGCTCGAGCAGTTGTTGGAATTCCCCAACCGACGGTAAGCAGGCTCAGTATCAGCAATCCTAGTTTTTGAAAACGCATCGCTGTTCCCATCCTCACGTCCGTGTCTTTCCAAGCAACTCATTACCATTTCCAATGGACCTGTCTTGCAAGGCGAATCGAATCTCATCTGATTACAGGCCATATACTATCACGACCCAATTAACTTGTCCACAATCTATAATCTGTGGTGAAAACAAGAACTAGCCCCGACCAACCCGCATCGTACCTCAGTTCATGCGTATTTATATTTTTTAGATTAAACACTGTTATATCAGCGTTTTTGCGTACATTTTCGCTATTAAAAACGCAATCAGCCCGCAAAAACTCTTGTGAATATTTTAAAAAGCACCCGGTACATCATAGGGTAATTGGGTTCTTATACAACATGTCTAATGTATATCCTATGTACTATAAACCCTTGGGGCTTATGGCCTTAGACCATGAAAACAATCCCGCTTTTTTTATTCCAAAAAAAGGCAAAAAAATGTAAAAAAAATGACGTTTTCTTAGAATGCTCTAAGAAAACGTCGGTTTTATAAAACTATTTATTGTTAAAGCCGCTATGGAAGCCTTTTTGTACGGAAACTGGTGCATTCTTGTACGCCATCTGCTTGACGTAAGTTCCGCGAATCATCAATCGATTAGCTCCAGTTGCATCACAGGTAATCAGAGTTACTAGCTTCTTCTTAGTCTGATCAACCACTTTCACGTCGGTCGCTGGAATAAATTTCCGCACACTCACCTTGTACACGAAAACCTTCTTAGCGTTCGTTAAGTAGATTGTCTGCCCGACCCGGGTCTTCCAATACAACGGGCTAAACAGAATCGTCTGTGAGCTCATGTGGTGCCCAGCCAGCGGATAATTCCCCTCACCCATCTTTTGGTCCGGCCGCATAGTCCCCGCTGTTAACGCGAGAACCTCGTTGCTAACTCCCCGGGCAATTGGCAAATGAATCTTAGACTGGGGCATCAAGATCTCCCCAACCACGTGAATATCAGCCGTGTTCCACCGTGCGTTAGCCACAGTTGAGAAATCCAGTGACTTGACCTTACTGAAATCAAACGACGCCTTTTTCTTCTCGTTTTTCTTAACGGACTTCTGCGTAATCTTCGGTTGATAGGAAGAAATCAACCAGTTTTTGATCTGCTCATTGAAAATCAAGCCCAGGGACACCACAATCAACAGGACAAAGAGCGTCGACCAGAACCACCGCCACCGACTCTTCTTTTGTTTTTTGGGTGCTTGCTTGTTATTATCTGCCATAATTACATACTCCATTCCCCAAATAATTCGGTCTCTTCGCTTTTGTATTTTACGCCCTTTACTGACTAAAACAAAGCCGAATACACCGAGAACGAGTTTATTCGTTGGAACTTAGCCGGCTACCTGGGGGGGCTACTCCAAGAATACCTAATGTCAAAGAGCCGCCCCTCCTTAATATGGAAGAACGACTCTCCGTCAGCTCTATTTATAAAGGGTGGAGCGATGCCCAAATCGCTTAAAAGTCACATGGTGTTTATTGATAAAGTGCATCGTCACTGTCGATTGATATTTCCCCGCTTCAAATTCATAACCACGGAATTTATACCGGCGATTCCCCATTCTCTTGTATTTCAAGTGAGTGAGGTGCGGATCATTATCGTCTAAAACAAATAGTTTCTTACTGATGTACATGGTCTCACCCATACGGCCCCTCATCACATCCTTGTCGTGCCAATGACCCCGGGCAATCCTAGGTGTCCCCTTGTGCCACCTAGCCGCTTGCGCCTGGGTATTACCACTAACCAGGCCACCCAATCCCAAGCTGCCGACTAATAATAACGCAGCTATCGCTTTACGATACATCTTGCCATCTCCTAAATAATAAATAGACTATCTCTCTAACGTTTAGCAGATTCACCCTACAAAAAAACCGGCAACAGTTGAACTGTCGCCGGCAAGACAAATCATAAATTTTATAATTAGTCGTTGGACAAACCGTACTTCTTGTTGAAACGGTCCACAGCACCATCGGCCGTAGTAAACTTTTGCTTACCAGTGTAGAATGGGTGGGAATCAGAAGTAATTTCGACACGGATCAATGGGTACGTGTTACCGTCTTCCCATTCAACCGTTTCGTCAGAAGTTGCAGTTGAACCAGACAAGAACTGGAAACCAGTACTTGAGTCTTGGAACACAACTTCGTGGTAATCTGGATGAATTCCTTGCTTCATAATGTATTTCGCTCCTTTGCCCTGATCCATCTACTGGACCAGAGATTGATTTAATCGTCAACCGTTGAATTATACCATGAAATTATAATCGCGGCAATGCTTAATCTTGGCCGTTTTCAACCAAGCTATCATCAACGATTTCTACATCGGCGTTTAGCGCCGTTAATTTTTCGACAATTCGATCATAACCGCGCAGAATATTATCCGCCTGACTGATTTCGGTGTCACCTTCAGCCATCAAACCGGCAATTACCAGCGACGCCCCAGCCCGAATCTCGCCAGCCTGAACTTGGCTGCCCACTAATTCGTCGCTCGGATCGATGATGATGGTGCCCTCTTCCGAACGAATGTGGGCCCCCATCTTCCGTAACTCAGCGATATGCTTAATGCGCTTAGGATAGATGGTATCAATAACCACACTACTCCCGTCTGCCTTAAATAACAGCGGCGTCAACGGTTGCTGTAAATCCGTGGCAAAGCCAGGAAATGGCATCGTCTTGACCTGAATGGGCTGCAACTCCTCGGACCGCGGTACATAAATACTGTCTTCGTTGATCTCCAAAGGGACGCCCATTTCAATCATCTTAGCGGTAAAGGCCTCTAAGTGTTCTGGAATCACATTCTTTAACACCACACCATCCCCAACGGCCGCCGCCATGGACAAGTATGTCCCCGCTTCGATTCGGTCGGGAATAATGGTATGAGTGTTCATCGCCCGTAACGTTGGAACGCCTTCGATCCGAATCACGTCAGTACCGGCACCACGAACGTGCGCCCCCATGTTGTTCAGGAAAGTAGCGATATCAATGATTTCCGGTTCCTTCGCGGCGTTTTCAATCACCGTCGTCCCAACTGCTTTAACTGCAGCCAAAATCGAGTTGATCGTTGCACCAACCGAAACCATATCCAAGAAGATCCGCGCACCATGCAGGCCTTCTGGTCCTGTAGTGATACGGACCGTTCCGTCGTGCTCATCAACCTGAGCACCCAAGGCCTTGAACGCCTTGATGTGTTGGTCAATTGGCCGTGGCCCAATGTTGTCGCCGCCAGGAAAACTCAGCGTGGCCCGTTGGAACCGCCCCAACAAGGACCCCATAAAATAATACGACGCACGCAAGCTCTTGATAGCCTTGCTGGGTAACGGTGCTTCGACGATTTCCGTCGGGTCAATGGTGAGGACCCCATCTTCAAAGGTTGATTGCACATTCATTGATTTTAAAATAAGCATTAAGTTATGCACATCGAGGATATCCGGTACCATATCAAAACGCACTGGAGTATCAGCTAGAATCGCTGCCGGAATTAATGCTACTGTGCTATTTTTGGCGCCGCCAATCGTCACTTCTCCAGAAAGGCGCTGGCCGCCATGAATAATCATTTTCTTCATTGTGATGTGTTCCTCACTTAAATTTATCTTCCATATAATTCCATACAGTCAGATACCATGATAAATAATACCAGGCAAAAAGACAACTGTTTCCCAGCATTTCACGCAAAATGTAATATTCAGCGACTACAAGACCTGGTCTCGTAGGTCATCTAGGTCCCTGGCTAGAATGGTGTCAATAATAATTTGGGTCAGTTGCTGGGGTGTCTCAGGCATCCCAGCTTTGACCCATTTTTTTAGGATA belongs to Levilactobacillus yonginensis and includes:
- a CDS encoding lectin-like domain-containing protein encodes the protein MMVKGVMIGFTSLLVASFYLFVVTAQARTPLDLKHGLATTPQGITLPKVFEAGQSPWNHATVVHSQNQRTPTTQVVQLTDDAGQVGAIWSKKDFRFNLNHRQTVSMWLYFGDGGSFRADRNVAGDGMAFVLQNGGGVQAAPKYPGKIFGESLGVWGIDNLNDYFSSAKDVAETAIQHSWALEFDTFLNKTADLNSGGKGDAFDLDSDSHNLKTPHIASNYPGEASSYVPKDNYSLVRFAQSYALLHNGVLAGDDFNFLSNAKWHHLTLTYEPTTPDSSEASMTYSFNDRDPVTGVTARSGMTATVPIDRNIIDPAHTGQAWWGFTGSTGSMEENNLVVFDEIPDLVDSEAQADLRVQLAGSAGKMIPVQAGDTLATGNKVSLSYQLRYLNGSRSWHNIEAQLRLPQRLRFNTMKIHYPDGTETDLTGTDLTQSLIRQKIETLSDNRNQATIELTGVVKDSTGPVPSTTSEFKGDEAVASTSTPEFRVQGSNSMILHLTSTANLTVDNSQSISLPGMVDLSKTQYQSGDVKIRGELNGDVQLPEQRLVASDARGAFNYKIPANTLRKGQNSLKLTAVDPDEAFSNTVTTYLTATNEPQATGALGFANLAGQADFSGKLTGNRQALPNHSTLDLQIEDSRSAGHGWDLKARLNQPLTNVVTKQPLLGDLYYATTWGNREELSRTDQIVAHGETDGSDQVIDVTAKWQQLYGLFLQVNAGAQQGIYSGSITWTLADTPRT
- a CDS encoding lectin-like domain-containing protein, producing MKVKAILLGMIALTASLLGCHLLTAQADTDSVTVNAPAGITVGSYFSPGTIANNAAKLMDTGHGLKQAVKLTNRRVGTELGTIWTSDEAAMNLNENEKASMWLYLGNGNSSAADGIAFVMQNDDRKTGASSTNAAGQPLNGQTLGVWGGDARTDFTKTVDTQAIADSAIQKSWALEFDTFVNGTSSDLRSGSADNDFDADIAGGYPHIGSNYPGDKNSYAQGTLSNGKYYAKLNHLGVLKKSYSYLSDGFWHHLTLNWNKDAKTMTYTFGDKDPSTGEPIATVANGGTAQTATVPIDPSKLGVGSDGHVRWGFTGSTGIAKNAEENAVVFEQVPGLVNASATADITDNSQDDKVMTSTSTDKIYAGDRLSVKYHLRYDGGREPWKNVQARLRLPANVAFNDTATINYADGYQQRITGLDNSNISGQTVNVALATDHNLSGSNQTATVTLKGKGMLASGVTAATSKSTLSNFDGSNALTDASLNAFNVTQPAAGAMSMVLTSGQVGIGGTTSSETMTGAKNVTVTGKVNYVSGNASKNSDITLHPTLNGEDLTPVTLKDSDLAGQFSYTIPAASLISGLKDGNQLIMYARDQSGRSTNDTVYTVNVKEGTIKLDVPTESSFNGDDPQKLTGKSMTFAPDSNLHVSVNDTMGTGDQWTLTASADPMVAELQGNPINGDLTYVDQNGQQNSLLAGAVTIMKHTTTSDNDVVDVMQDWNKSQGLLLKTNPGLTIGTYKTTVHWTLQNTMATS
- a CDS encoding DUF916 and DUF3324 domain-containing protein — protein: MKKWLRLLVTFGALLLAFGWFQQSARAESVGYTVGAVLPKNQDDKKVTYFALRVKPNQKQKLAIVISNTGSKKKTYQVGVNQAVTNSNGVVDYSMASPKLDSSLKVGIKDLFGNKTQRVTVPAKSKQKVYVSYKMPAKRLDGMILGGIYVKQLTANEAASNKKGVSIKNAFAYVIGLRLRESDVDVAPDMKLLSVENGQSNKYNQVEANLQNPRPGLMSNLKVKTKITKQGESKTILSNEKSSMAMAPNSNFNYAIPWGDKQLKAGTYTLTLDAYAQGGYHWHFVKDFKLTQKKIGQLQNKFNTPAPKKNYFWWFVAGGAIIILLLLVIIYLLLKNKKRDDDDDKVSKG
- a CDS encoding WxL domain-containing protein, whose translation is MTNKITKIVASFALAFSLSVGLLQSPASADTYGTTASTNLKPGDTSGSVKPVDPETPEKPFPGDPGDSGNGGTGSTGSLTLDYVPNLTFKQDSVTGQVINTTAENSRAFVQVSDRRYNGAGWKLYLTVGSLTGQNDHHQVTHGDLALGQSTFKPKAAGTVSGAPTATVGAKQDMTMNVAEIVAHAAPDHGLGTWMMRINANSSLPARLFVNAGEVTQQQLYTGILTWQLTDTP
- a CDS encoding WxL domain-containing protein — protein: MTKKTLQLLATTALLAGLGFNTVTASAATVNPAEKDATSVKAQTDASVSLTGGGDEGGNAAGGIHLISAPSVAFSGTLTGEQQTLNDVTFTNVVFGEQSKTPKEAADGTLVVGNQGYETGWNVQVSADAFNLNNPAAKDVNVTKDSKVLAASQLVLDASKVSAKDSNNQSASPLGNKVTLNSDGTTGNLPIFQASAGKGIGTWISQFNKETSSFVIAAGNKAGNYTSKLTWTLANTPDTTGASTQTPSTPEPAQPGQPSTDK
- a CDS encoding LPXTG cell wall anchor domain-containing protein, which produces MRFQKLGLLILSLLTVGWGIPTTARAADQSSGDVQQSHYSVTLTPPTTPTITTPSGSVSGGHDGDLVSGGGADDGNPGTTSKPVNTSTSGGQGATASPATGSSPTNQTSKGRLPQTSEAWFGLGTMAGIILLLTVWIGFLTSRRKKTKS
- a CDS encoding class A sortase gives rise to the protein MADNNKQAPKKQKKSRWRWFWSTLFVLLIVVSLGLIFNEQIKNWLISSYQPKITQKSVKKNEKKKASFDFSKVKSLDFSTVANARWNTADIHVVGEILMPQSKIHLPIARGVSNEVLALTAGTMRPDQKMGEGNYPLAGHHMSSQTILFSPLYWKTRVGQTIYLTNAKKVFVYKVSVRKFIPATDVKVVDQTKKKLVTLITCDATGANRLMIRGTYVKQMAYKNAPVSVQKGFHSGFNNK
- a CDS encoding type B 50S ribosomal protein L31, with amino-acid sequence MKQGIHPDYHEVVFQDSSTGFQFLSGSTATSDETVEWEDGNTYPLIRVEITSDSHPFYTGKQKFTTADGAVDRFNKKYGLSND
- a CDS encoding UDP-N-acetylglucosamine 1-carboxyvinyltransferase, whose amino-acid sequence is MKKMIIHGGQRLSGEVTIGGAKNSTVALIPAAILADTPVRFDMVPDILDVHNLMLILKSMNVQSTFEDGVLTIDPTEIVEAPLPSKAIKSLRASYYFMGSLLGRFQRATLSFPGGDNIGPRPIDQHIKAFKALGAQVDEHDGTVRITTGPEGLHGARIFLDMVSVGATINSILAAVKAVGTTVIENAAKEPEIIDIATFLNNMGAHVRGAGTDVIRIEGVPTLRAMNTHTIIPDRIEAGTYLSMAAAVGDGVVLKNVIPEHLEAFTAKMIEMGVPLEINEDSIYVPRSEELQPIQVKTMPFPGFATDLQQPLTPLLFKADGSSVVIDTIYPKRIKHIAELRKMGAHIRSEEGTIIIDPSDELVGSQVQAGEIRAGASLVIAGLMAEGDTEISQADNILRGYDRIVEKLTALNADVEIVDDSLVENGQD